One Saimiri boliviensis isolate mSaiBol1 chromosome 17, mSaiBol1.pri, whole genome shotgun sequence genomic window carries:
- the SPEM1 gene encoding spermatid maturation protein 1: MGPGLRVAPWHTVREWPGPIVTCSLPGPSGIGRQPVDTVGTVGWGPKGPGGPRDPMAMAEWPRPERASYHDCNSNSCQDLGNSVLLLLGLIICINIGINMVTLLWSRLRGVLHQAFHDIVCEKEAPKSSSPEKQTQPSEKQSSPAVHLRCTTDPVMMTVTPPPARRRRRRGSPARCTHRPVTWAPDTDDEKPHQYPAICCHHWDGPEDWEGFQPTQGTWLPWSQDAPEPPPQTTHFQPTIEERPLKTDMRSELGLRAYVYPVNPPPPSPEAPSNKNSGEGAVLEAEAAQCQPVHPPTLGPAVVPEFFRRRSSGRIVYDARDVRRRLRELTREVEALSHCYPMPSGSSTAEATSKNWVYRSLTER, encoded by the exons ATGGGCCCAGGACTCAGGGTGGCCCCGTGGCACACTGTAAGGGAGTGGCCTGGCCCCATTGTGACCTGCTCACTCCCAGGACCCTCAGGGATAGGCAGGCAGCCAGTGGACACTGTGGGCACAGTGGGCTGGGGGCCTAAGGGCCCTGGTGGCCCTAGGGACCCCATGGCTATGGCAGAGTGGCCGAGGCCCGAGCGGGCCTCATATCATGACTGCAACAGCAACAGCTGCCAGGACCTGGGCAACTCCGTCCTGTTGCTGCTGGGCCTCATCATCTGCATTAAcattggcatcaatatggtgaccctG CTCTGGAGCCGACTCCGTGGGGTCTTACACCAAGCATTCCACGATATCGTTTGTGAGAAAG AAGCTCCTAAGTCATCCTCACCGGAAAAGCAGACCCAGCCCTCGGAGAAGCAGAGTTCCCCTGCGGTCCATCTTCGGTGCACCACGGACCCTGTGATGATGACTGTGACCCCACCCCCCGCTCGCCGCCGTCGCCGTCGAGGCTCTCCTGCACGCTGCACTCACCGCCCAGTAACTTGGGCTCCTGACACTGACGATGAGAAGCCCCATCAGTACCCAGCCATCTGCTGCCACCACTGGGATGGCCCCGAGGACTGGGAAGGCTTCCAACCCACTCAGGGGACCTGGCTTCCCTGGAGTCAGGATGCCCCGGAGCCCCCTCCCCAGACCACCCACTTCCAGCCTACCATAGAGGAAAGGCCCCTCAAAACAGACATGAGGTCCGAGCTGGGTCTaagagcctatgtgtatcctgtgaaccccccacctcccagccctgAGGCTCCTAGCAACAAGAACAGTGGGGAGGGGGCGGTGCTGGAGGCAGAGGCGGCTCAGTGCCAGCCTGTCCACCCTCCCACCCTGGGCCCAGCAGTCGTCCCTGAATTTTTCCGGCGCCGCTCCTCAGGCCGAATAGTGTATGATGCCCGGGACGTGAGGCGGCGGCTTCGGGAActgacccgggaggtggaggccctGTCCCACTGCTACCCAATGCCCTCTGGATCCAGCACTGCTGAGGCGACAAGCAAGAATTGGGTGTACCGTTCCCTGACTGAGAGgtga